The following proteins come from a genomic window of Megalops cyprinoides isolate fMegCyp1 chromosome 6, fMegCyp1.pri, whole genome shotgun sequence:
- the LOC118779673 gene encoding type-1 angiotensin II receptor-associated protein-like isoform X2, with the protein MEIPAINLKAIVLVHWLLTIWGCMMTSLPSSYIWGNFSILAVGVWAVAQRDSIDAVLMFLMGMTITILTDIIHFGIFYPLVDRPHDAFRFSMGMAILSLLLKPVSCFFVYQMYRERGGDYNVNFDLETSVDSRCTTDSSDSTLLGRRY; encoded by the exons ATGGAAATTCCAGCCATAAATCTCAAG GCCATCGTGCTGGTTCACTGGTTACTGACCATCTG GGGCTGCATGATGacctcactgccctcctcctaCATTTGGGGGAACTTCAGCATTCTGGCAGTGGGGGTGTGGGCCGTCGCCCAGAGGGACTCCATTGATGCGGTACTGATG TTTCTGATGGGGATGACCATCACCATCCTGACGGACATCATCCACTTTGGGATCTTCTACCCGCTGGTGGATCGACCTCACGACGCCTTCCGCTTCAGCATGGGCATGGCCATCCTCAGCCTGCTGCTCAAACCCGTGTCCTGCTTCTTTGTCTATCAGATGTACCGCGAGCGGGGCGGAGACTACAACGTCAACTTCG ACTTGGAGACCTCGGTGGACAGCCGGTGCACGACGGACAGTTCGGACAGCACTTTGCTGGGCCGACGCTACTGA
- the LOC118779673 gene encoding type-1 angiotensin II receptor-associated protein-like isoform X1: MEIPAINLKAIVLVHWLLTIWGCMMTSLPSSYIWGNFSILAVGVWAVAQRDSIDAVLMFLMGMTITILTDIIHFGIFYPLVDRPHDAFRFSMGMAILSLLLKPVSCFFVYQMYRERGGDYNVNFGFPTVARNRDAYQSIDHQDQSGSSANPFGQAQDPKSGPRSY; the protein is encoded by the exons ATGGAAATTCCAGCCATAAATCTCAAG GCCATCGTGCTGGTTCACTGGTTACTGACCATCTG GGGCTGCATGATGacctcactgccctcctcctaCATTTGGGGGAACTTCAGCATTCTGGCAGTGGGGGTGTGGGCCGTCGCCCAGAGGGACTCCATTGATGCGGTACTGATG TTTCTGATGGGGATGACCATCACCATCCTGACGGACATCATCCACTTTGGGATCTTCTACCCGCTGGTGGATCGACCTCACGACGCCTTCCGCTTCAGCATGGGCATGGCCATCCTCAGCCTGCTGCTCAAACCCGTGTCCTGCTTCTTTGTCTATCAGATGTACCGCGAGCGGGGCGGAGACTACAACGTCAACTTCG gcttCCCCACCGTCGCCCGGAATCGGGATGCCTACCAGTCCATCGACCACCAGGACCAGTCCGGCAGCTCAGCCAATCCGTTCGGCCAGGCACAGGACCCCAAGTCTGGGCCGCGGTCGTACTGA
- the LOC118779687 gene encoding draxin-A-like yields MAALLWCLWPALLLATLAVSHSIEPGSRSVHRSVAQASPRNALQSLDPWAERGYRGGNSRRHGGREDRAGAGPSHPMGRPEDDVKGLGGRSPVRQEVGSVGRKGLARRREDGPLGYRSQSHKPENHAPGSEGSRKGRRHGHHAESRKQGGRRNKARHAKGHTPEPELGSVLKDGGVFEEHPYSAPPSESTTQPSTPALPSDTLISTSPSPVTTAMSEQSPASSSPSASTKPQRFGRGKNQGEVMPTLDMALFDWTDYEDMKPADTWPPTKKKDKWRSKNLSAGNVTVNTDAIEPCDHHLDCLSGSCCDLRHHECRPHNRGLNNKCYDDCMCAEGLRCYAKFHRKRRVTRRKGRCVEPDSANGDQGAFITV; encoded by the exons ATGGCAGCTCTCCTCTGGTGCCTGTGGCCAGCTCTCCTCCTCGCCACCCTGGCCGTGTCACACAGCATTGAGCCTGGCTCCCGGAGCGTGCACAGGAGCGTGGCCCAGGCCTCTCCCCGAAACGCTCTGCAGAGCCTGGACCCGTGGGCGGAGCGTGGCTATCGCGGCGGGAACAGCAGGAGGCACGGCGGGCGTGAGGACAGGGCCGGCGCCGGGCCGTCCCACCCCATGGGCAGGCCTGAGGATGATGTGAAAGGCCTGGGTGGGCGGAGCCCTGTGAGGCAGGAGGTGGGGTCAGTGGGGAGGAAGGGGCTGGCCAGGAGGAGGGAGGACGGCCCTCTCGGCTACAGGAGCCAATCCCATAAGCCGGAAAACCACGCCCCAGGGAGCGAGGGGTCCAGGAAGGGAAGGAGGCACGGGCACCATGCGgagagcaggaagcagggcGGCCGCAGGAACAAGGCACGACACGCTAAAG gtcaCACCCCTGAGCCTGAGCTGGGCTCCGTGCTGAAGGATGGGGGGGTTTTCGAGGAGCACCCCTACAGTGCCCCCCCATCAGAGAGCACCACCCAGCCCAGCACACCAGCCCTCCCCAGCGACACCCTCATCAGCACCAGCCCATCCCCAGTAACCACAGCGATGAGCGAGCAGTCCCCAGCGTCGTCCTCGCCCTCTGCCTCCACCAAACCCCAG CGGTTTGGCCGGGGGAAGAACCAGGGAGAGGTGATGCCCACGCTGGACATGGCGCTGTTCGACTGGACCGACTATGAGGACATGAAGCCGGCAGACACCTGGCCGCCCACCAAGAAGAAAG ATAAATGGcgcagtaagaacctcagtgCAGGGAATGTCACAGTGAACACTGATGCCATCGAACCCTGTGACCACCACCTGGACTGCCTCTCCG GCTCCTGCTGTGACCTGCGGCACCACGAGTGCAGGCCACACAACCGTGGCCTGAACAACAAGTGCTACGATGACTGCATGTGCGCCGAAG GCCTCCGCTGCTATGCCAAATTCCACCGCAAACGTCGGGTCACCAGGAGGAAGGGGCGCTGCGTGGAGCCCGATTCGGCAAACGGGGACCAGGGAGCATTCATCACtgtctga